The DNA segment GGCCGCCGCGAAACAAATACCATGCCACAATGGGCAGGCAGCTGCTGGTATTACTTACGTTATATTGATCCGAAAAATGATCAGGCACTAGCTTCCCAAGAGAAGTTAAACCACTGGCTTCCTGTTGATATCTATATTGGTGGTGCCGAGCATGCCGTACTTCACCTGCTTTATGCGCGCTTCTGGCATAAGTTCTTGTATGATATCGGAGTGGTACCAACAAAAGAACCATTCCAAAAGCTATTTAACCAAGGAATGATTTTAGGTGAAAACAATGAAAAAATGAGCAAATCAAAAGGAAATGTTGTGAATCCGGATGATATTGTAAGCAGCCATGGTGCTGATACACTTCGCTTATATGAAATGTTTATGGGACCACTTGATGCATCGATTGCGTGGTCAACGAATGGTTTAGACGGATCACGTCGTTTCCTTGACCGGATTTGGCGGTTGATGGTAGAAGAAAATGGAGGGTTAAATCCAAAAATCCAGCCAAATGAAGAAGCATCTAATTTGGAAAAGGTTTATCATCAGACCGTGAAAAAAGTAACTGAGGATTACGAGGGCTTACGTTTCAATACTGCTATTTCTCAAATGATGGTATTCATCAATGAAGCCTACAAAGCGACTGTGCTTCCAAAGGATTATATGGAGGGATTTGTTAAAATGCTATCACCGGTTGCTCCGCATATCGCGGAAGAGCTTTGGGAAAAACTTGGTCATAGTGGTGGAACTATTTCGTATGAAGCGTGGCCAGCCTATGATGAAGCGAAGTTAGTAGATAACGAAGTGGAAATTGTAATCCAGGTAAATGGTAAGGTAAAAACAAAGCTTATGGTACCAACTGATGCAAGTAAGGAAGCGTTGGAAGGAATTGCGATGGATGATGATCGAGTGAAAGAGCAAATCGAAGGAAAAACCATTCGCAAGGTGATTACCGTTCCGGGTAAACTTGTAAACATTGTAGCAAACTAAATGAAATGAAGAGGCTGCCTCCAAAGCGAATGGGGTAAGCCTCTTTACTCTTAAAAAGGGGATGGATGACATGGAAGAAATTCAAATTATTACACCTGAAGAGTTACAAAAGAAACTTGAAGCAGGGGAAAAGCTTGATCTTGTAGATGTAAGGGAAGATGAGGAAGTAGCAGGAGGGATGATCCCGGGCGCTAAACATATTCGTATGGGCGATATTCCTGCAAACCTTGATTACTTTGACAAGGATAAAGAATATATTCTTATTTGCCGCTCAAGCGCCCGCAGTGGGAATGTCTGCTATTATTTGCAGGAACAAGGCTATAAGGTCCGCAACATGATTGGCGGAATGCTAAACTGGACAGGTGAAACAAAGAAATAAACCAAAAAACCGATTCTTCCCTTGGAGAATCGGTTTTTTTATAATCTCAATGAGTTGCTTCAAGTGTCGACTTATCTCTAAAAAGCAAGCTACCTATTAGCAAGGCTGGTAGTATATTGATGACTAAAAGGACAACCCCTTGGAAGTCTGTTCCGATGAATAGTCCATGCAGCGTCACTAAAATATAGAGAATCGGATTCAAGGCGTGTAATTTACGCCATTTTTGATAGCCAATCTTTTTTCGTACTTTTGAGGTGGAAATCGTCATGATTAAAAAATACAATGACACTGTCCCCATTGCCATTGGCAGAGGCTTATAGTCTGTATTAAAAGGTGTTAACACTTCAACCCATTGAAAGGAAATATACGAGTCAATGAGCAAAAAACCAACATGGCCTAAGACAAGAATCAGTGCCCAGTTGGAAAGTGCCTCATGCAAAAACAAGGAAACGGTAACTTTTTGTTTTCTCTTTTTTTGAACCTGAGAATACAGGCCGAGAAGGACAGAAAGGTAAAGTAGTAAATAAGACACCGTTCCAGTCGCTCGAATCATATACCACTCAAACATTTCCATATGACTAGTTTTCTCCTTTCCAAATATCATTTTTCCTATTGATTAAAACGGCTTGTGTCCATTTCTCTTTAATCCACTCTTTACCTTGCTCTTCTCCTAAAAGAAGGACGGTTTTTGCCCATACATCAGCTTCTACAGCGGTTGGAGCGGCAATAGTAGCAGATAAAATTTCACTCTCAGATGACTGACCCGTTCGTGGATCAATCAGGTGATGCTTCCACTCGCCATTAACAATCCACTTTCTTTTCATTGAGGTGGAGGTAGCTACTGCTCCGCTGGTCACCTGAATAGAGGATAGCATTTGTTTTTCATCAAAAGGACTTTCAATTCCTATGTTTATTGCACGAGGTAATTCTCCAAAGATCCGAATGTCTCCACCTACATTAATAAAACCATAGCCCATCTTTTCCAAGCGTTCAGCAGCACGGTCAATGACCCAGCCTTTGGCAATCCCACCTAAATCAATTTTGTCATGAAGTGTGACTGTCTGCTGTTCTTTATAAAGAGTAAATGGTGATCGAGTCGTATTTACAGCAGTTGAAGGGAGTGGTACGACTACCTGCCCCTTAATATATTCAATCGATCTAGCATAACCATTGTCCTCTAGTGACGTTAATACACAAGGATTAAAGATACCTTTTGTTTCCTTATAGAAACGAAAGGCATCGGTAAGAATGGACAACATTTCACTAGAAATTGTGACTTCTTTTTCAACCTGCTGATTTAACCGACAAAGTTCACTATCTTCACGAAACCGGCTGCACGTCGACTCTATTAATTCAAATAGTTTATAGATGGGCATCATATCATTTGCAAACAGTTCATGATTGATAGAAATTTGAACAATCGTACTCATAGAGTTGAATCGATAGGAGTACATCAGGTTCCACCAGTAGTAGTATCAAATCCGCCATGATGGCCCATCTCAGGACTGCCACCATTTGAGAATTGATCTTGCTGATTACTATTGTCAAAGGATTGATCATTATTGCCAGAAAATTGATCACTATTATCTGAACTTTGGTCATTTTGATTAAATTGAGAGGAACGATCCCCGCGAAAAGAATGATTAAACCCTTGATTTGATTCCTCAGGCGCTTGAGAATTAAAATTATCTTGTGACTGCTGATTGGAATTATTGTTAGAAGGTTGCCCCTGATTTAATGCTAAGGAATTGTTTGCTTGATCTCCATTTGATAATCCCAGATAGGACACCATTCCTGCCACTAAGGCTAAACTACCAAAACTTACACTCCATGAGATTTTTTGTTTTTTATCCAATTGTAGTGCTCCTTTCCTCTTTCAAATGTCTTACATTTAGGAGTTTACAAGTTAAACCTTAATATAAACTTAAATTTTTACAGACTTTAATTTATAAAATTCAGAAAAATGGTAAATAATGATAGTAAAAAGGAGAGGGAGAGTACAGTGATTCAGGTAAAGTTATTTGACCGGGAGCATGAGAAGGATTTAGAAAAAGAAATGAATCGCTTCTTAAGAGGAATTGATGAGCAGAGTCTGCTCGATATTAAATATAACGTTGCTGCCATGACAGAAGAGGAAGAGGAAGAACAAATTTATTGCTTTTCTGCGATGATTATCTATCGCTCGTGACCGTGAAACTCTCATTATAGGAAATGTAAAACCTAGCTTAAGCAAGTTTATTGTTTAAGACTAGGTTTTTCTTTTTGTTTCTTTTTGGATTTTCCCTTGCCTGTCATCACCAGCCAAAATATCACTGGCCCCGAAAAGTTTAACACTATCACGACACCAACAATTATCCATAAAAACCATATCGTGTTTATCACATATTGGTATAGCCAAAAATGATAAAAATCCATTGCAAACACCTCAATGTTATTGTCGACGCCCTATACACCATTCATACCTTAGTAGGGGTTATTTTATAAGTGGTTTGGATATAAAGAGAATAGATTCAAATGTTCATTACACGGAGAGGGTAAAGTAATGGAAAATAATCTAGATCAGCATCTAAAAAAAGAATTAACAGCAAATTACGAGGAAAATAAATTATTAATCCAAAAGATTCTTACTGATAATGGAGATTTAATTGTACGAGAATTTTTTTTTCATCAGAAAAAGAACATAGCGATCGTTTGTTTTTATATCGACGGTTTAGTAAACACCAATATCATTGGCTCCGTTATTGATTCCTTTATTTATCAAGCCCCGCGATTATTAAGAGACATGGATATAAATACTCTTTATACGAATCTTCCGGATAAAATCAATAAGCATATCCTTCATGCACACAGTGTTAAATTAATTTCCAAGGTAGCAGATGTGATTGATGCCATTTTATCGGGTGATTCCGTATTTATTATTGAAAAATGTGATCAAGCCATCCTTGTTTCGACTAGAGGTTGGGCGGACAGAGCTGTCAGCGAACCACAGACAGAGCAAGTAGTTATTGGTCCTAGAGATGGCTTTACTGAAAATTTGCGCACAAATACTGCTCTCGTTAGAAGGAGAATAAAGGATCCGCTTCTTTCTATTAAATCGACTGTAGTTGGAAAGTCATCTAAGACCACGCTTAACATTGCCTACCATCGAGGGACTGTAAAAAAGGGCTTGGTTGAAGAGGTAATGAAGAGATTGGACAATATTGATATTGATGGAATTATCGACTCGGGCTATATATCGGAATTAATAGAGGATGCGCCACTTTCTCCGTTCACTACCGTGCAAAGCACGGAACGCCCTGATAAGGTGGCAGCGTCTATTTTAGAGGGTAGAGTAGCAATCTTTGTTGATAATTCCCCTTTTGTGTTGATCGTTCCAACTTATTTTTGGCAATTTTTACAGGCAAGTGATGATTATTATTCTAGGTACATGGCTGGTTCATTCTTTCGTCTCATTCGTTATTTTGCTTTCATTATCAGTCTTGTCCTAACGTCTATTTATGTTATGTTGGTAAGCTTTCATCAAGAAATGATTCCAACAGCTTTAGCGTTAACGATTGCGTCTGGGAGAGAAGTAGTTCCATTCCCGGTCTTGATAGAGGCGCTCATCATGGAAATAAGTTTTGAACTGATGCGGGAGGCAGGGCTAAGGATGCCTAAACCTGTTGGTCAGGCCGTGAGTATCGTTGGGTCTCTAGTCATCGGACAAGCAGCCGTACAAGCCGGTTTGGTTTCTCCCTTTATGGTTATTATCGTTGCAATTACTGGTATTGCTTCATTTGTTATGCCGAATTATGCAGCCTCCTTTTCCATAAGGCTAGTTAGATTTCCTTTATTAATTGCTTCAGGAACGTTAGGTTTGTTAGGATTTACAGTTGTTTTTTCTCTTATCGCTATTCACGCGTTATCTTTAAGGTCCTTTGGTGAGTCATATCTAGCTCCGGCCACTCCTTTTCAGCCTTCTGATCAGAAGGATATGATTATAAGGTTTCCGTGGTGGTCAATGGAACGACTGCCACACCTGGCAAAGCAAAGACAACGTGCAAGTGATAGTCAAAAACCTAAAAACCCACAAGGAAACAATAATAATGAAGGTTAACGGAAAAACCTATCGAAAAAGGAGTGAACGATAGTGTTTCCTAAATATATCATTCTCTTTTTATCTTGTTTATTACTATTGAGCGGTTGTAAAACAGGAAAAAGAGAATTAAGCGATCTAGCACTAGTTATGGCAGTAGGTCTAGATAAAGGAGAGAAAGAAGGAACTATAAAAGTAACCACCCAGATTGCAAGGCCAGCAGATGCAAGAGGTTCCACAGGGGCTCCTTCCGGGCAAACGGGAGATCCTATTTGGTCTGCTTCCGCAGAAGGTGAAACGATTTTTCAAGCCATACGAAACTTATCCACATTTTCCAGTCGAAGGGTATTTTGGGCTCATAATCTCATTATTGTTATTAATGAAGACCTGGCAAAGGAAGGAATAAGTGACATTATTGATTTCTTTACACGAAATCCAGAACTTAGGATGAGAACTTGGGTTGTTGTCACACCAAATCCGGCAAACCAAGTAGTTAGTACGATGACGGGATTAGAAGTGGTTCCAGGAGAAGCGTTAGATAAGTTATTCAGGTATACCCCCATTTCAGTACAAGCGCCACGGACACAAATGATTGATTTGCAGTCTGCCTACCTAAATGAAAGTACTCAACCTATATTGGCAAGACTCCATTTTGTAAAACGGGGTGTCTCCAATAAAAAGGAGGGGCAGGCTGGTGCCTACAATCAGGTTGAATTAGCAGGGGCGGGTATCTTTCGGGAGGATAAGCTTGTAGGAACTTTAAAGCCTGTGGAAGTGAGAGGGATGATTCCTTTTATTGAACCAATTGATACAGGTGTACATATCTTGTCTTGCCCCGATGACAAAAGTAAAAAAATGACAGTGGAATTAAAGAACCAGAAATTCAGTGTGACTCCTTCTTTTCAAAATAATAAACCGTCGTTTAAGATATCCTACCAAACCACGGGAAGTGTAGTGGAGGCAGCTTGTCCCTTTGCGTTAGAGGAAAGAGACAAGGTAAGAGCACTAGAAAAAATGATAGAGAAAGAAAAGAAAAAAGATTTCGAGAAGATTGTAAAAAAAGCCCAGATTGAATTTAAATCTGATTTCCTTGAACTTGGAAAAGTGTTTAACAATAAATATCCGGTAGAATGGCGGAAAATTGGGCCCAGTTGGGAAACGATTTTTCCGACAGTAGCAGTTGAGGTTCATACGAAAGCAACAATAAATGATACTGTTTTATTAAAAAAACAGACAAAGCCAGGAAGTGTGAAGAACTAAATGAAAGTACAGATTTCAAATGGGATTTTTATGGCACTCATAATTAATATGGTATATGCAAAAGCCATTGGTTTAACACAAGGATCGATTGCCCGAGAGGTAGGTGGGGATATGTGGATTTCCACATTATTTTCTACCATCCAGGGTTGTTTAATGATGCTATTAACGGTATATCTAATACGCAAAACTCCAAGCCTCAATATCATTGAACAAAGTGAAGTGCTATTAGGTAAATGGTTTGGGAAAATAATTAGTTTACTTCTCTTCTTCTTTTTTGTAGGTGCAGCTGGGGCGGTATTTACCACATTTGTTTACCATCTTAAAGATTATTTCTTGCCTGAAGCCCCCACGTTCTTATTTATTTTAGCCGGCATGGTGATTGCTGTTTTTGCTCTATATCATGGAATTGAGGTCATCGGAAGAATGGCCCTTATCGGTGTTTTTTCCATTTTAATGCTCAATATTTTAATCATTATTGGGTCTATGTCTGACTTCGATATCAAGGAGCTGTTACCTATTTTTGATGCTGGGCTGGTTCCAGATGTTTGGGCAAGCAGGCATAATAATACAGACTGGGCAATGGCGACCTTGATGGCCGCGATGATTTTACCGAAAGTAAAAGAAAATAAAACATGGAGTAAATCGGGAGCATACGGCATTCTCTTAGGGGGAGCCTTCGTTGTCTTGTGGCCGATTCTTGAGTCAGGTGTTTTATCGGCAGAAGTAGCTGGGCAGTACATTATTTCCTGCATGCAAATGGCAAGAAGCGCAGAGATCGGGTTGTTTATCCATCGGTATGAAATGATTATGATTGCATTCTTTGCTCTTTCGTCTATTACTCAAATCATTATGACCTTTTATTGTGCAACGATTTCCGTTCAACGAATATTTGGTATAAAAAAGTTCAACCGAACCATTATTCCCGTGAGCTTTGTACTAAGTGCTTTTGGGTATTGGGTGGTACTTGATCACCACCGGGCCATCAGTTATATTGAGTCCTACTGGGTCTTGCTCGCGATGTCTATCAGCGTTGGTGTGCCTATAATTTTGTTATTGCTAGGGCTTCTATTTAAAAAGAAACTAAAAAACGCTAATGCTGAAAATCTTGGTACATAAGTAATCCCACAAAAAAAGAACCCTATTAGTAAGAAATGAAAAGTCACTTAATAGGATTCTTTTGCTCTTATATTCAGTGATAACTAGTTTTTGCGAAGAGGGCGGCGTTAGTCCCAGCAAGTCTTCCGGTTACGAGCGCGGAGGTTATATTATAGCCACCTGTATACCCGTGAATATCAAGAATTTCCCCACAAAAATATAAGCCGTTCATTAGCTTTGACCCCATGGTTTGCGGTTCAATTTCCTTAACCGAGACCCCACCACCGGTTACAAAGGCTTTTTCAAGTGGAAGAGTGCCATTTACCTTAATGAGAAATTGCTTACAGCTTTTAGAAAAACTTCTGATTTTTTCATTAGAAATGGTACCACCCTGCTCGGATGGGTCGATGCTATTTTGTTCTAAGAGAAATAGTAAATACCGTTCAGGGAGCAGCCCTTTTAGTGTATTTTTAATACTCTTTTTAGGTTCGCCTTTTACTAGTTTAATGATTTCTTGAAAAATCTCTTCTTCCTTTTTATCGGGTAGAGCATCTAGACTCATGGTAACCTCTTTTAAGTTCCATTTCTTCATTGCTTTTACAACAAATTGACTGCAACGTAATACAGCGGGGCCGCTAACGCCAAAATGAGTGAATAGCATGTCCATTCGATGAGAGATGATCGGTTTCCCTTTTGGATTTAAGACGCTTAAGTCAATGTCCCGTAAAGATAAACCCTGCAGCGATTTATTTTTGATAAAAGGTTCGTTGGACGTGACAGGTACCTCAGTAGGAAACAGTTCCGTAATGGTATGCCCCGCTTTTTCTGCCCATGCATACCCATCTCCTGTGGAACCTGTATGGGGAACAGACTTTCCGCCAACAGCAATCACAATGGATTTGGCTGATAGACGTTGGCCATCCTTTAACAAGACAGCGGATGCCTGACCATCTTCATACATGAGATCCTTTACAGGACTATTTTTGAACACTTTTACATTGAGCTTTTCCAATTGATGTAAAAGTGCGTCCACGACCGATTGTGCTTTGTCGGAAACAGGGAACATACGCCCATGGTCTTCTTCCTTTAATTCGATTCCTAGCTTTTCAAAAAATCTAATTATATCTTCATTACTGAAGATGGAAAAAGCACTGTATAAAAACCTGCCATTTCCTGGCAAGTGCTTAATGATTTCTTCAACGGGCAGGCGATTCGTCACATTACAGCGTCCGCCCCCAGAAATAGCAAGCTTTCGGCCCAGCTTGTCGCCTTTATCTATTAAAAGTACTTTCGCGCCTTTTTCACCAGCGGCGATGGCAGCCATTAAACCGGATGGGCCCCCGCCGATGACAATCACATCATAATCCATATTTACACCAACTTTATATTCATTCAAAGATTTCATGTCACTTCATTATAAACATTTCTTGATGAATTAAAACAAATAGGCAAGATTTTAATAAAATTAACTTGATTTGTTAGTAGCATCGAAGGGAAAAGAGTTGTAAACTACTAATAGTGTGCAAAAAAAGTCGACAGGTACTTTGTGAAAACACGCACGTATTTCTTCGGGTAGGAAGGGATTTTATGCAATCTAAGCTTTTAAGAGGAACATTTATATTAACTATAGGAACGATACTTTCCAAAATTTTGGGGTTAATTTACGTTATTCCATTCTTTCAAATTGTCGGGCGTCAAGGGACGGTCCTTTATCAATTTTCATATGTTCCTTACACCATTTTTATTAGTGTCGCCACAGCAGGTGTACCGTTGGCGGTCTCCAAATTTATTTCTAAATATAATGCACTTGAAGAATACGCTGTTGGCAGGAAGCTATTTAAATCTGGATTAATGATTATGCTCATCACTGGATTTGTTGCCTTTTTAGCCATGTATTTTGCTTCCCCTATGTTGGCTGAAATGAGTACACAAGGTGAAAAAGCGAATTTAAAAGATGTCACAACCGTGATGAGAGCAGTTAGCTTTGCTTTAATTGTTGTTCCGTTCATGAGTTTGATCAGAGGATATTTTCAGGGCCATCAATCGATGGGGCCATCGGCACTTTCTCAAGTAGTAGAACAAATAGTACGGATTCTATTTACACTACTAGGTGCTTATGCAGTTTTAAATATTTTCCATGGAAAAATGGTAACGGCAGTTAGTGTAGCTACCTTTGCTGCTTTTATTGGAGCTATTGGTGGACTTGCCGTTTTATTTTGGTACTGGTATAAAAGAAAGCCGTATTTAGACGAGCTTCTTGAACATGATAAGGGTACGATGGATATCTCACTCAAGGAAATCTATAAAGAAATCTTTATTTCTGCCTTTCCATTTGTTTTAGTGGGCATTGCGAATCCAT comes from the Neobacillus sp. PS2-9 genome and includes:
- a CDS encoding rhodanese-like domain-containing protein — translated: MEEIQIITPEELQKKLEAGEKLDLVDVREDEEVAGGMIPGAKHIRMGDIPANLDYFDKDKEYILICRSSARSGNVCYYLQEQGYKVRNMIGGMLNWTGETKK
- a CDS encoding ferric reductase-like transmembrane domain-containing protein gives rise to the protein MEMFEWYMIRATGTVSYLLLYLSVLLGLYSQVQKKRKQKVTVSLFLHEALSNWALILVLGHVGFLLIDSYISFQWVEVLTPFNTDYKPLPMAMGTVSLYFLIMTISTSKVRKKIGYQKWRKLHALNPILYILVTLHGLFIGTDFQGVVLLVINILPALLIGSLLFRDKSTLEATH
- a CDS encoding FAD:protein FMN transferase, whose amino-acid sequence is MYSYRFNSMSTIVQISINHELFANDMMPIYKLFELIESTCSRFREDSELCRLNQQVEKEVTISSEMLSILTDAFRFYKETKGIFNPCVLTSLEDNGYARSIEYIKGQVVVPLPSTAVNTTRSPFTLYKEQQTVTLHDKIDLGGIAKGWVIDRAAERLEKMGYGFINVGGDIRIFGELPRAINIGIESPFDEKQMLSSIQVTSGAVATSTSMKRKWIVNGEWKHHLIDPRTGQSSESEILSATIAAPTAVEADVWAKTVLLLGEEQGKEWIKEKWTQAVLINRKNDIWKGEN
- a CDS encoding sporulation protein Cse60, which codes for MIQVKLFDREHEKDLEKEMNRFLRGIDEQSLLDIKYNVAAMTEEEEEEQIYCFSAMIIYRS
- a CDS encoding spore germination protein → MENNLDQHLKKELTANYEENKLLIQKILTDNGDLIVREFFFHQKKNIAIVCFYIDGLVNTNIIGSVIDSFIYQAPRLLRDMDINTLYTNLPDKINKHILHAHSVKLISKVADVIDAILSGDSVFIIEKCDQAILVSTRGWADRAVSEPQTEQVVIGPRDGFTENLRTNTALVRRRIKDPLLSIKSTVVGKSSKTTLNIAYHRGTVKKGLVEEVMKRLDNIDIDGIIDSGYISELIEDAPLSPFTTVQSTERPDKVAASILEGRVAIFVDNSPFVLIVPTYFWQFLQASDDYYSRYMAGSFFRLIRYFAFIISLVLTSIYVMLVSFHQEMIPTALALTIASGREVVPFPVLIEALIMEISFELMREAGLRMPKPVGQAVSIVGSLVIGQAAVQAGLVSPFMVIIVAITGIASFVMPNYAASFSIRLVRFPLLIASGTLGLLGFTVVFSLIAIHALSLRSFGESYLAPATPFQPSDQKDMIIRFPWWSMERLPHLAKQRQRASDSQKPKNPQGNNNNEG
- a CDS encoding Ger(x)C family spore germination protein; translation: MFPKYIILFLSCLLLLSGCKTGKRELSDLALVMAVGLDKGEKEGTIKVTTQIARPADARGSTGAPSGQTGDPIWSASAEGETIFQAIRNLSTFSSRRVFWAHNLIIVINEDLAKEGISDIIDFFTRNPELRMRTWVVVTPNPANQVVSTMTGLEVVPGEALDKLFRYTPISVQAPRTQMIDLQSAYLNESTQPILARLHFVKRGVSNKKEGQAGAYNQVELAGAGIFREDKLVGTLKPVEVRGMIPFIEPIDTGVHILSCPDDKSKKMTVELKNQKFSVTPSFQNNKPSFKISYQTTGSVVEAACPFALEERDKVRALEKMIEKEKKKDFEKIVKKAQIEFKSDFLELGKVFNNKYPVEWRKIGPSWETIFPTVAVEVHTKATINDTVLLKKQTKPGSVKN
- a CDS encoding GerAB/ArcD/ProY family transporter, translating into MKVQISNGIFMALIINMVYAKAIGLTQGSIAREVGGDMWISTLFSTIQGCLMMLLTVYLIRKTPSLNIIEQSEVLLGKWFGKIISLLLFFFFVGAAGAVFTTFVYHLKDYFLPEAPTFLFILAGMVIAVFALYHGIEVIGRMALIGVFSILMLNILIIIGSMSDFDIKELLPIFDAGLVPDVWASRHNNTDWAMATLMAAMILPKVKENKTWSKSGAYGILLGGAFVVLWPILESGVLSAEVAGQYIISCMQMARSAEIGLFIHRYEMIMIAFFALSSITQIIMTFYCATISVQRIFGIKKFNRTIIPVSFVLSAFGYWVVLDHHRAISYIESYWVLLAMSISVGVPIILLLLGLLFKKKLKNANAENLGT
- a CDS encoding NAD(P)/FAD-dependent oxidoreductase; translated protein: MDYDVIVIGGGPSGLMAAIAAGEKGAKVLLIDKGDKLGRKLAISGGGRCNVTNRLPVEEIIKHLPGNGRFLYSAFSIFSNEDIIRFFEKLGIELKEEDHGRMFPVSDKAQSVVDALLHQLEKLNVKVFKNSPVKDLMYEDGQASAVLLKDGQRLSAKSIVIAVGGKSVPHTGSTGDGYAWAEKAGHTITELFPTEVPVTSNEPFIKNKSLQGLSLRDIDLSVLNPKGKPIISHRMDMLFTHFGVSGPAVLRCSQFVVKAMKKWNLKEVTMSLDALPDKKEEEIFQEIIKLVKGEPKKSIKNTLKGLLPERYLLFLLEQNSIDPSEQGGTISNEKIRSFSKSCKQFLIKVNGTLPLEKAFVTGGGVSVKEIEPQTMGSKLMNGLYFCGEILDIHGYTGGYNITSALVTGRLAGTNAALFAKTSYH